The nucleotide window TTCCCGTTCTGGCGTATGCGTATATGAAGCTGGGAAAGATAGTACCTGCGGAGCGGTATTTTGAGCGGTATCTGGATGGTCTTGATCCCAATGCGAGAATGCTATATGAGGACATCCGCTTTGTGGCCTCGCGCGAAGAACTCGCCGCATTTAATGCCACTCCGATAGACGAGCGCGAGGGATTCTTGCGCCGGTTCTGGAACTTACACGATCCAGATATCACGACGGCTGAAAATGAGCGGAGAATAGAGCACTACTGGCGGGTGTGGTATGCACTGCATCATTTTTCAGAGGGTCAAAGTCCATGGGATAGGCGCGGGGAAGTGTATATTCGATTTGGTGAGCCGGATTATCGCTCTCAGTCAGATGAGTTAAATTTTGAACAGAGTTTGGCTGTGCAAAGGATCAAGGAGCGATTGGCTTTGTCGATTTATGGTACCAAAGTCCATCCAAAGGAGTTTCTGAGATCAGGACGCAGTAATCCTTATAATACAGAATCTTTAATAGCCCCATTAGGTGCCACTTATGTTGGTCCAGTTTATCCCGTGCGAAGTCTGCGTGGAAAAATATCGGAGTTTCAGGGATATACCGCAGAATTATTCGAAATATCGACAGGTTCTGCGCGTGAATCCCGCACAGATATTTTTCGGCCTGTTACAGCATCAGAGGATGGGGCAATGGTGGCGTGGGAGAACTGGATTTACGTCGATATTGGCGATGGACTCGATATTACGTTTACCGATGAAAGAGGACTCGGCATCTATGATTACGCACCTGCACCACCCGGCGATATGGTTCCCTTGAAACAGTTAGCTGTTTTACATCGCTATAATCCGAGAACTGTGACCGAACAGGCCGCCGCCCAAATCCCCGATTATTATCGCCCACTGGAAAACGAGGATCCGTCTGAATTTTATTACGCATCTGCGGATTTTCGCGGTGAGGATGAGAAAACAATGTGTGAAGTCTATCTCGGTGTGCCTCACACGCTGGGGTATTACTTTGCGACAGAAGATGAGACACGCCTCTCGGTTGAACGCACTATCGCTTTGATCAATACGGAGACTGGAAGCATCTATCGCAGCCGCGCACCCTTACACTTCAGAAATGCGGGCGATGTCACAGGTATTAAAGGCGCAGTTGTGCCGGATGTGATTCGCCTCAATGTACCGCCCGGTTCTTACAAGATGGAGGTGTCTGTACAGGATTTGATTTCCATAGGCAAGGGAAGGTATCGCCAGGATATGGAGATTGAGGCATATCCACAGACGCAACTTCGAGTAAGCGATCTGGAACTGGCCTGGCAGATTTTTGAGAGGAAGGAGAGAAGTAAATTTAGCAAAGGGCACCTTGAAGTCATTCCTATGCCCACCAGGACCTATCCGCGAGATCGAAGTATTTATGTGTATTACGAGATTTACAATTTGAAACGCAATGCGTTTGGTCAGACCAGGTACCGAGTGGCATATACGATTCGGTCACAAGAAAAGATGACATTGGGCGCGCTTGTTTCACAACTGGTCAAGACGATTACGAAGGGAGAGGACGAGGAGATCGCAATAGATTTTGAGCAAGTGGGCAGGCGTTCTTCAGAGGCCACATACATCGCGCTGGATTTGACAGCGTGTGGGCTGGGTCGCCATACGGTGAGTGTGAAGATTACAGATTTGGAATCTGGTGAGAGGGCAGTGAAAAAAGCCTCTTTTGTGGTTGCTGATTAGAGAGGATAATGTTGGAGATCCTTTATATCCCCATATTGTATCCATTTTACAACATCTGAGCTAAAAAAACACACATGTTGATTTCTTTCTCAAATGAGACAATATAATATAAATACCATAAAAACAGGTATTTATATTATTCCTTTCCGATTTGGCTGTAAAAAAGTGCATTCATTCTGGGCATCAAAAAACTGCTAATTGTTTCGTACTCTAATCTTGACAATGAGTTTTTAATTGGCTATTTTTTTAAAATTTATATGCTAATTATTTAGCATAACATCATTCGGGATATGGTTTTTATTTTAAGTGTTCATTTTCGGACACTACTGTCTCAAAATCGGACACTTATGAAACTGCGTTCATGGCACAAATTTTCGTAACTAATTGTAAAATATAGAAAAGAAAATTTTGGCACAAGAATTGCTTGATATTTTTATAAATTCACCTTTTCGCATATCGCCTTGAGACAATCAACAGTGTATTGATGCGCTTGATGCCCAAACCATAAACACTTCACCAGAACGAGAGAACTTCAATGAGATATCCACTTCTAATATTATTGCTCGTGTTTTCTGCGGCGGTGCAGTGTGAAGAGGTGTTGCCACAACGCGAAGCGGTTCCTCGTCTGGCGGTGTTTCCACTACTTTCAGAGAAAGACCCCGATTACGGAATTTTTATGGCTGACCGATTGGTGGATGAGTTGATGCGCTATCGGGATATTCCCGCGTTTCAGGGGCGCTGGTTTGAACTGGTGGAGCCGGATACGATTCCACAGGACAGGATGGAGAGGATATTGGAGACCAAACAGGCGTTGAAAGATTATGATTTATTTTTGTTGAAAACAGCGGCTCGCGCAGATCGGGCGTTGATCGGATTTGTTTCTGATGCCGGGACGCGCACATTGCATGTGCGGATTGTGGATTTGGATACTGGGGAACCCATTTGGATGGGTAAGGCGCGGGATGATGTCGAATGGCAGTGGATCTATGCTCAGCGCGATATTGGGGAGATTGCACTGGGCAATTTGATGGCGCAACTCGGGTTTCAGGAAGCCAATCGGCACGGCAAGATGATGCGGTCAGATGAGTGGCCGTTGCAGGTGGTATTCGCGCCTTTGCACACTTCGCAAAAAGCACTGGTGGGAGGATATGAGCGGTTGATTAGAGAGGGTATGATAGGTGATGGGTTATTTGATAGATTGGATATGTCACAGCCCATAGGCGCGCGACTGAATACTGCGGATCGGACGTTGTTGGCGCATAGGGCAGATGCTGTTTTATGCGGTAGTTTGATGGCTACGGGCAGGGACAATGCGATCAATGCTGTGGGGGT belongs to Gemmatimonadota bacterium and includes:
- a CDS encoding GWxTD domain-containing protein: PVLAYAYMKLGKIVPAERYFERYLDGLDPNARMLYEDIRFVASREELAAFNATPIDEREGFLRRFWNLHDPDITTAENERRIEHYWRVWYALHHFSEGQSPWDRRGEVYIRFGEPDYRSQSDELNFEQSLAVQRIKERLALSIYGTKVHPKEFLRSGRSNPYNTESLIAPLGATYVGPVYPVRSLRGKISEFQGYTAELFEISTGSARESRTDIFRPVTASEDGAMVAWENWIYVDIGDGLDITFTDERGLGIYDYAPAPPGDMVPLKQLAVLHRYNPRTVTEQAAAQIPDYYRPLENEDPSEFYYASADFRGEDEKTMCEVYLGVPHTLGYYFATEDETRLSVERTIALINTETGSIYRSRAPLHFRNAGDVTGIKGAVVPDVIRLNVPPGSYKMEVSVQDLISIGKGRYRQDMEIEAYPQTQLRVSDLELAWQIFERKERSKFSKGHLEVIPMPTRTYPRDRSIYVYYEIYNLKRNAFGQTRYRVAYTIRSQEKMTLGALVSQLVKTITKGEDEEIAIDFEQVGRRSSEATYIALDLTACGLGRHTVSVKITDLESGERAVKKASFVVAD